The Armatimonadota bacterium genome has a window encoding:
- a CDS encoding EpsI family protein — translation MRSETAIAPAVETKSPPIGLLRWIVVLALFLLTAPLVRMADSMKVPDAYSHNVGLTQLPLAVGEWTCKQNEDLDKLSLDLLKPDDYVFREYRDPIGWPLSFLVVYGHLKQSFHSPGFCLPGGGWQIMEKSDEPVAEGGLPIEMNRFLIQRVIDGHDYKQVVLYCFVQGDNATPSLMKHNWNLLMAHFQQKRRTGALVRVIIPVVSTEDVALARAKDFITRIYPELKKRIG, via the coding sequence ATGCGTTCTGAAACCGCTATCGCGCCCGCAGTTGAGACTAAGTCGCCGCCCATCGGTCTTCTTCGCTGGATTGTCGTCCTGGCCCTGTTCTTGCTTACTGCCCCGCTGGTACGGATGGCGGATAGTATGAAGGTCCCGGATGCTTACTCGCACAACGTGGGGCTGACACAACTGCCCCTGGCAGTCGGCGAGTGGACGTGCAAGCAGAACGAGGACCTGGACAAGTTGTCATTGGATCTGCTGAAGCCGGACGACTACGTTTTTCGCGAATACCGCGACCCCATCGGGTGGCCGCTGAGTTTTCTGGTGGTGTACGGACATCTGAAGCAGTCGTTCCATTCGCCGGGGTTCTGTCTGCCCGGCGGCGGCTGGCAGATTATGGAGAAATCGGACGAACCGGTTGCGGAGGGCGGACTGCCTATCGAGATGAACCGGTTCCTGATACAGCGTGTCATAGACGGGCATGACTATAAGCAAGTGGTCTTGTACTGCTTCGTGCAGGGCGACAACGCGACACCAAGTTTGATGAAGCATAACTGGAACCTGTTGATGGCCCATTTCCAGCAAAAGCGCCGGACCGGCGCGCTGGTGAGAGTAATCATTCCGGTCGTTTCCACGGAAGACGTGGCGCTCGCCCGGGCCAAGGATTTCATCACTCGCATCTACCCGGAACTGAAGAAACGTATCGGGTAG
- a CDS encoding O-antigen ligase family protein encodes MNEYESQWRRDQLLEERIRGYLPAIVAVLLGLAIGIAISASEGWLIPTGVFLGILVLIAAVFKSEWALLVITILAPLEIWTQKIGSLAPGTGLTAINLVVIVLVVGAWLQRFSTSEASVEATSVDKPLLLYLAWSGLALYVAFMRWPNLDAKAAGEWLAMACGYVMYWVVRRRWRSDKLAVAAVWSVLALVVFEACFVMWQTHDQNITAYSEKLKYALTGTFPEGNSNDIGTYLSSYCMIGLGLFLAMRRSVWRWPALAAFVVGGLGTFFTYSRGSYIALGVGVLAVILYKHKRYLVPAVIVVMLLPYVLPASVVERMNTSGDKSAENRKEFWKNGLSLMLTNPLGVGWRGYAQNETARGQELKDPHSQYVLVAAEQGIVGISLFIILLVAAGKETVKAIKRARTPFVQGLGVGVFGALISFAVNNAFGTRMIWFYSVQHFWLLLGLLMVLSRRIPGESVVVEEAPAEKLKAVSPWRYRSWV; translated from the coding sequence ATGAACGAATACGAAAGCCAATGGCGTCGTGATCAGTTATTGGAAGAGCGCATACGGGGTTATCTACCCGCGATCGTTGCCGTACTGCTGGGACTGGCCATTGGAATTGCCATTTCGGCATCAGAGGGTTGGCTAATCCCAACAGGGGTTTTCCTCGGAATCCTCGTGCTGATCGCGGCGGTGTTCAAGTCGGAATGGGCTTTGCTGGTCATCACAATTCTTGCGCCGCTGGAAATATGGACCCAGAAGATCGGTTCCCTGGCGCCAGGCACAGGCCTGACGGCCATCAATCTCGTTGTTATCGTCCTGGTTGTGGGGGCTTGGTTGCAGCGATTCTCAACCTCGGAGGCGTCTGTCGAGGCTACCAGCGTCGACAAGCCGCTACTGCTGTATCTCGCCTGGAGCGGGCTGGCGCTGTATGTGGCTTTCATGCGCTGGCCGAACCTTGATGCCAAGGCTGCCGGTGAATGGCTGGCGATGGCATGCGGCTATGTGATGTATTGGGTTGTCCGGCGCCGCTGGCGCTCCGATAAACTGGCTGTCGCGGCGGTATGGTCCGTTCTCGCGCTCGTTGTCTTCGAAGCCTGTTTCGTTATGTGGCAAACTCACGATCAGAACATCACGGCATACAGCGAGAAACTGAAATACGCCCTCACTGGTACCTTCCCGGAGGGCAACTCGAACGATATCGGCACCTATTTGTCGTCCTACTGCATGATCGGCCTCGGCTTGTTCCTGGCCATGCGGCGGAGCGTCTGGCGCTGGCCTGCCCTTGCGGCCTTTGTGGTGGGGGGGCTGGGGACGTTTTTCACGTATTCCAGAGGATCGTACATCGCTCTGGGGGTTGGGGTTCTCGCAGTCATCTTGTACAAGCATAAGCGATACCTCGTGCCGGCGGTGATCGTTGTCATGCTCCTTCCCTACGTGCTTCCTGCGTCGGTGGTTGAAAGGATGAATACGAGCGGCGACAAGAGCGCCGAGAACCGTAAAGAGTTCTGGAAGAACGGCCTGTCGTTGATGCTCACCAATCCCTTAGGCGTCGGTTGGCGCGGATACGCGCAGAATGAAACCGCTCGAGGCCAGGAACTCAAGGACCCGCACAGCCAGTACGTTCTCGTGGCTGCGGAGCAGGGCATCGTTGGCATCAGCCTGTTCATCATTCTCTTAGTCGCCGCGGGCAAAGAGACCGTGAAGGCCATCAAGCGTGCACGGACGCCCTTTGTACAAGGCCTCGGCGTGGGAGTGTTTGGGGCGCTGATCTCATTTGCGGTGAACAACGCGTTCGGAACGCGAATGATCTGGTTCTACAGTGTGCAGCACTTTTGGTTATTGCTGGGCCTTCTCATGGTGCTTTCACGCCGGATTCCCGGCGAGTCCGTGGTGGTGGAGGAAGCGCCGGCGGAGAAGCTGAAGGCGGTGTCACCATGGCGATACCGTTCGTGGGTCTAG
- a CDS encoding oligosaccharide flippase family protein — protein sequence MTTTEQSNTPGTPPSLLRQISHYFGGQVAIMAAGFISLPIVTRGLGTEAYGIVNLVGRMLILLTAVSKMGLSHASIRFAGRPKEGEERAEQTLQSSLLIAATVSAFVFCAVLTGSVWLYMSGHVPKHSIADTILSLMLGGRATSPYMVLAGLWALPRTVTSVLAALQRAERRSKEATAYSVVLRYASLICGISSLLVYHTVSAFLIAGIAAETFVTLYYLIGWWRSHHLGVRLFCVPQVRMALSYGLPLIIYEVASVMVAYCDNFIIAHFSGRAAVGLYGAGYGIAEIVPALLAFPVEMVVTPHCFRLWETEGPARTAEFLSRSAARYAIAVFPALALFCVAAPTVVVVISGEAFAGAAKVIPWVLAGLALTSVFCPMVAVGFLVEKRTKAFTSIMVAAVAVNAALNWVLVPRMGYVGGGVSTFITYGLVLLATGIGASRYLRVYWQWASLARAVVLSIGIAVLVAVIPGGHGILMTLARVVAGAVLYARIATPLDPNAKWVVESGHKWLGEHRLPTAWLALVTGHKPAVVAGSV from the coding sequence ATGACCACAACCGAACAATCGAATACACCGGGCACTCCGCCTTCGTTGCTGCGTCAGATCAGCCATTACTTCGGTGGTCAGGTTGCCATCATGGCGGCCGGATTCATCTCTCTTCCGATCGTCACGCGTGGCCTGGGAACCGAAGCATACGGCATCGTCAACCTGGTGGGGCGGATGCTTATCCTGCTGACGGCGGTGAGCAAGATGGGCCTCTCGCACGCTTCCATCCGGTTTGCCGGCCGTCCAAAAGAGGGCGAGGAGCGCGCGGAGCAGACGCTACAGAGCAGCCTGCTTATCGCCGCAACCGTGTCCGCCTTCGTGTTCTGCGCGGTGCTGACGGGTTCCGTCTGGTTGTACATGTCCGGCCACGTCCCGAAGCATTCGATCGCGGACACGATCCTTTCGCTGATGCTGGGCGGGCGTGCAACTTCGCCATATATGGTCCTTGCCGGTCTCTGGGCGCTGCCGAGAACGGTTACCTCAGTACTCGCGGCGTTGCAGCGCGCGGAGAGGCGGAGCAAGGAAGCCACGGCGTACTCTGTGGTCCTGCGCTATGCCTCGCTGATCTGCGGCATCAGCAGCCTGCTTGTCTATCACACGGTTTCGGCGTTCCTGATCGCCGGAATCGCGGCAGAGACGTTTGTAACGCTCTACTATCTTATCGGCTGGTGGCGCTCACATCACTTGGGCGTCCGCTTGTTCTGCGTGCCGCAGGTGAGAATGGCGTTATCGTATGGATTGCCCCTTATCATCTATGAAGTCGCTTCGGTGATGGTCGCCTACTGCGACAACTTCATCATCGCTCACTTCAGCGGTCGGGCGGCGGTCGGGTTGTATGGTGCGGGATATGGAATAGCCGAGATAGTGCCGGCATTGCTGGCGTTCCCGGTCGAAATGGTGGTCACGCCGCACTGCTTCCGTTTGTGGGAGACCGAGGGCCCGGCGCGGACCGCAGAATTCTTGTCCAGATCCGCTGCCAGATACGCCATCGCGGTGTTTCCCGCCCTGGCGCTGTTCTGTGTTGCGGCGCCAACTGTTGTCGTGGTCATCTCGGGAGAAGCGTTCGCCGGCGCGGCGAAGGTGATACCGTGGGTGCTGGCCGGCCTGGCCCTTACGTCGGTGTTCTGCCCGATGGTGGCCGTGGGTTTCCTCGTGGAGAAACGTACCAAGGCGTTCACAAGCATCATGGTGGCGGCGGTCGCCGTGAACGCCGCGCTGAACTGGGTGCTGGTCCCGAGGATGGGTTATGTGGGTGGCGGGGTCTCGACTTTCATCACTTACGGTTTGGTACTGCTGGCAACCGGGATCGGGGCATCGCGATACCTCCGCGTATACTGGCAGTGGGCTTCGCTCGCGCGCGCCGTGGTCCTGTCCATCGGCATCGCGGTGCTTGTCGCCGTTATCCCCGGTGGCCATGGGATCCTGATGACGCTGGCCCGGGTTGTCGCCGGGGCCGTGCTCTACGCGCGCATCGCCACGCCCCTCGATCCCAACGCAAAATGGGTTGTGGAATCGGGACACAAGTGGCTTGGCGAGCATCGATTGCCGACAGCCTGGCTGGCTTTGGTGACGGGTCACAAACCCGCGGTCGTCGCCGGCTCAGTGTGA
- a CDS encoding polysaccharide biosynthesis tyrosine autokinase, which yields MDFWRAYRVLVARRWLILGVVLLTTTVVGLGILSLARKYDAQTSFGPTAEAMRAAINAGNDPKNLPVLTEDAKMEEAKRIYEQVKAPDNVYNAVLYLANARLLKQGLEESLKGSSVPGKPEALYEQGARPNYASIKYKLDPPNDGLPHKIPKDLAGSGIPKSAWTDFIYLLAVVEEKDNAISEDFISPARINETYVDLINNIEVTPLNSRDIVLSVRDRVPVKAEVLASALTAAYKSAYDDRNLTTAQSAVNYFTAQQNQAARQMSAAQSALDNFRRTHKDIFLPDQVSLAIKNKDTTRQDVDSMNVSLGDLDAQIKAKQARLVSLPRMLKHPAQADSGEISSLRDKISTLNASIAEKSAVWTDRNPEMVRMRDQLKALQNRLKKVEGSLVTTTTYTENDEYLTLDREIAKLKQSRDGLSARLARLNTVMADRAKLIADLPDTYKQSITLAGQASSAAERLQEVGKKLKASEEALELTKAQGSLEVRFWAGRNPADKHPETRALEGSVKRNWTMFIAAILLSLIGSAGVILALDFLDTSVKSAVDVERMLDVPVNGVVPRLDGPNRGMLAQVTHKLPSSPQAESYRFLGTDILLSAAGDEPFKTIMVATAKPGQGGTSTICNLAITLAQAGQTVVLVDADLRRPSLHNVFNVPNDLGLTTVLSNGKLPSDVLQRTEIENLYVMPGGPKAENAWKLLRSVKMKEVIADLQRDFDFVLFDTPSAVVFADAATLATMVDGVLLVVRANEAPSGSEMQVKNLLNKTRARIVGVVLNDMPLQQVDSARYFAHYYGTSARPEIGSTAAAASAKPALPKRGSDDEI from the coding sequence ATGGATTTCTGGAGAGCATACCGAGTACTGGTCGCTCGCAGGTGGCTGATTCTGGGCGTGGTGCTGCTGACAACCACCGTGGTTGGCCTCGGCATTCTGTCCCTCGCCCGAAAATACGACGCCCAGACGAGCTTCGGCCCAACGGCAGAGGCGATGCGGGCCGCAATCAACGCCGGGAACGACCCGAAGAACCTTCCGGTTCTGACCGAAGACGCCAAGATGGAAGAGGCGAAGCGGATTTACGAGCAAGTGAAGGCGCCGGACAACGTATACAACGCTGTCCTCTACCTCGCGAACGCGCGACTATTGAAGCAGGGGCTGGAAGAGTCCCTGAAAGGAAGTTCGGTCCCCGGTAAGCCCGAAGCCCTTTACGAACAGGGGGCCAGGCCCAACTACGCCAGCATCAAGTATAAACTGGACCCTCCGAACGATGGTTTGCCGCACAAGATTCCTAAGGACCTCGCCGGGAGTGGGATCCCGAAATCTGCATGGACTGACTTCATCTATCTGCTGGCCGTCGTCGAGGAAAAGGACAACGCCATTTCCGAAGACTTCATCTCTCCGGCGCGTATCAATGAAACTTATGTTGATCTGATCAATAACATCGAAGTCACTCCCTTGAACTCACGCGACATTGTGTTGTCCGTGCGGGATAGGGTGCCGGTGAAGGCGGAAGTCTTGGCCAGCGCGCTTACAGCTGCTTACAAATCGGCGTACGACGACCGCAACCTTACCACGGCACAATCGGCGGTGAACTACTTCACCGCCCAGCAGAATCAGGCTGCCCGGCAGATGAGCGCGGCGCAGTCCGCATTGGACAACTTCCGCCGCACCCACAAGGACATTTTCCTGCCTGATCAGGTTAGTCTCGCAATCAAGAACAAGGACACGACCCGCCAGGACGTGGACTCGATGAACGTGAGCCTTGGGGACCTGGACGCTCAGATCAAGGCCAAGCAAGCGCGCCTGGTATCACTTCCGAGGATGCTGAAGCACCCGGCTCAGGCTGACAGTGGCGAGATCAGTTCGCTTCGCGACAAGATCAGCACTCTAAATGCGTCGATTGCCGAAAAATCCGCCGTCTGGACGGATCGGAATCCCGAGATGGTGCGGATGCGTGACCAGCTGAAAGCCCTTCAGAATCGGCTGAAGAAGGTCGAGGGCTCACTTGTAACGACGACAACATACACTGAGAACGACGAATACCTGACGCTCGACCGTGAGATTGCAAAATTGAAACAGAGCCGCGACGGACTGTCCGCCCGCCTCGCTCGCCTGAACACCGTGATGGCGGATCGGGCGAAGCTGATCGCCGACCTGCCCGACACATACAAACAGTCGATTACGCTTGCCGGCCAGGCCAGTTCCGCGGCCGAACGGCTTCAGGAAGTCGGCAAGAAGCTGAAAGCGTCAGAAGAGGCGTTGGAACTCACTAAAGCTCAGGGATCGTTGGAAGTCCGGTTCTGGGCTGGCCGCAATCCCGCCGACAAACACCCGGAGACCCGCGCGTTGGAAGGCAGCGTCAAGCGTAATTGGACGATGTTCATCGCCGCGATTCTCCTGAGTTTGATCGGTTCAGCGGGCGTGATCCTGGCACTCGACTTCCTGGACACCAGCGTGAAATCCGCAGTGGACGTGGAGCGAATGCTCGACGTGCCGGTGAATGGCGTGGTTCCGCGCCTCGACGGCCCTAACCGCGGCATGCTGGCGCAGGTTACGCACAAACTGCCCTCCTCGCCACAAGCGGAATCCTACCGCTTCCTCGGTACGGACATCCTCTTGTCTGCGGCCGGAGACGAGCCGTTCAAGACAATCATGGTGGCCACGGCCAAACCCGGGCAGGGTGGTACCAGCACGATCTGCAACCTGGCGATTACGCTGGCGCAGGCCGGTCAGACGGTTGTTCTAGTGGACGCGGACCTTCGACGCCCGAGCCTTCATAACGTGTTCAACGTACCCAACGACCTGGGGCTCACCACCGTGCTCAGCAATGGCAAATTGCCGAGCGATGTGCTTCAGCGAACGGAGATCGAGAACCTCTACGTCATGCCGGGCGGCCCGAAGGCGGAGAACGCCTGGAAATTGCTGCGCTCCGTCAAGATGAAGGAAGTCATCGCGGACCTGCAGCGCGACTTCGACTTCGTCCTGTTTGACACCCCGAGCGCGGTTGTCTTCGCGGACGCGGCCACGCTGGCGACGATGGTCGATGGCGTGCTGCTTGTGGTTCGCGCGAACGAAGCGCCATCCGGATCGGAAATGCAGGTCAAGAACCTGCTCAACAAGACCAGGGCGCGCATCGTCGGCGTTGTGCTGAACGATATGCCGCTGCAGCAGGTAGACAGCGCCCGCTACTTCGCGCACTACTACGGAACGTCGGCCAGGCCGGAGATCGGGTCAACCGCGGCTGCTGCCAGCGCGAAGCCTGCTCTGCCGAAGCGCGGTTCGGACGACGAGATCTAG
- a CDS encoding exosortase/archaeosortase family protein produces the protein MADNPTNTYPGRQADVSSLARAYAPAVLVGLAFLYLFKDAIANMADRWNTDPTFSHGWIVAPAAIGIAWFSRDRWMNTLIAPAWTGLLGIVAGLLILLAGAWADVLFLPFVAFVVVLGGMLVYFCGWQLFKRLLFPYGFLWFMVPWPDLLVEQISVPMQLGTSTYSAILASIVGIPIVRDGNNLTILNAARTAPKATFEVAVACSGMHSLVALLCLAAGFAYFTPISLWKRWLLFLLGIPMAFIANVFRVFLILCVGNWIDPQLAAKAFHDWSAPVLFFINTLLLIALRNALMRSPAVATAGAPGAPVATMPKENDDAF, from the coding sequence ATGGCTGATAACCCAACAAACACATATCCGGGCAGGCAGGCAGACGTCTCGTCTCTGGCACGCGCCTATGCGCCGGCGGTCCTCGTCGGTCTGGCTTTTCTGTACCTGTTCAAGGACGCCATCGCGAATATGGCGGACCGATGGAACACCGACCCCACGTTCTCGCACGGCTGGATCGTTGCCCCTGCGGCGATCGGCATCGCCTGGTTCTCGCGCGACCGCTGGATGAACACGCTGATAGCGCCGGCTTGGACCGGCCTGCTGGGTATTGTCGCGGGACTCCTGATACTGCTCGCGGGTGCGTGGGCCGACGTGCTGTTCCTGCCGTTTGTCGCGTTCGTGGTTGTGCTTGGCGGGATGCTGGTCTACTTCTGCGGTTGGCAACTGTTCAAACGGCTTCTCTTCCCGTACGGCTTTCTCTGGTTCATGGTCCCGTGGCCGGATCTTCTGGTCGAACAAATCAGCGTTCCCATGCAGTTGGGTACCAGCACCTATTCGGCGATACTGGCGTCGATCGTGGGCATCCCGATCGTGCGTGACGGGAACAACCTCACCATTTTGAATGCCGCCCGCACAGCGCCCAAAGCGACGTTCGAGGTTGCGGTCGCCTGCAGCGGGATGCATTCGCTGGTCGCGCTGTTGTGCCTCGCGGCCGGGTTCGCCTACTTCACGCCAATCTCGCTGTGGAAGCGCTGGCTGCTCTTCCTTCTGGGCATCCCGATGGCGTTTATCGCCAACGTGTTTCGCGTGTTCCTGATTCTGTGCGTGGGCAACTGGATCGATCCTCAACTGGCGGCCAAGGCGTTTCACGATTGGTCGGCGCCGGTGCTCTTCTTCATCAACACTCTGCTGCTGATCGCGCTGCGAAACGCGCTGATGCGCTCTCCAGCCGTCGCGACAGCCGGAGCGCCCGGCGCCCCCGTGGCGACGATGCCGAAGGAGAACGACGATGCGTTCTGA
- a CDS encoding sugar transferase encodes MKRQKSEQSVETWSGNAEFDAAEWAPAQARDTAVPVTKRILIVGAGETGRILAEQLKRRPGYHVVGFIEDDAAMAASLKDSILGGHDDVLRVVDEHSVDEVVVAYAPSWQQRVAESLVNGHSHLRVHVVPTLYETMIAKPEFQTISDVPLIHLHAPTGLSYPSRILKRGFDIFVSLLILLVSSPVDLLVMLGIKLTSRGPILISQERVGRNGRLFRCLKFRTMVSNAEASTGPVLSSGKADARVTPFGRLLRKTRVDEIPQFLNVLLGHMSVVGPRPERTVFVEKFRAEVTGYDERHKVRPGITGLAQVHGYYLTDVHTKLRYDMLYVYNQSLLLDTKILVQTFREMFNGSGS; translated from the coding sequence ATGAAGCGACAGAAATCGGAGCAATCAGTGGAAACGTGGAGCGGCAATGCGGAATTCGACGCGGCGGAATGGGCGCCTGCCCAGGCGCGCGATACCGCCGTGCCCGTCACGAAACGGATCCTGATTGTGGGCGCAGGTGAAACCGGCCGCATTCTGGCGGAACAGCTCAAACGACGCCCCGGGTACCACGTCGTCGGGTTCATCGAGGATGACGCTGCGATGGCGGCGTCGCTGAAGGACAGCATCTTGGGCGGCCATGATGATGTGCTCCGCGTGGTCGATGAGCATTCAGTGGACGAGGTCGTCGTAGCGTACGCTCCTTCGTGGCAGCAACGCGTGGCGGAGAGCCTTGTGAACGGCCATTCGCACCTGCGAGTCCACGTCGTTCCGACCCTCTATGAAACGATGATCGCCAAGCCGGAATTCCAGACGATCAGTGACGTCCCCCTGATCCACCTGCACGCTCCAACCGGACTGAGTTATCCCAGCCGAATCCTCAAGCGCGGTTTCGACATCTTCGTGTCGTTGTTGATTCTACTGGTGTCTTCGCCGGTGGATCTGCTGGTGATGCTGGGCATCAAGCTGACGTCACGGGGGCCGATCCTGATTTCCCAGGAACGCGTTGGCCGGAACGGGCGGCTGTTCCGGTGCCTCAAATTCCGCACGATGGTTTCGAACGCGGAGGCATCCACGGGTCCGGTGCTGTCCAGCGGTAAAGCGGATGCCCGGGTTACGCCGTTTGGCAGGCTCCTCCGCAAGACGCGCGTGGACGAGATTCCGCAGTTCCTGAACGTGCTTCTGGGGCATATGAGCGTCGTGGGGCCGCGACCCGAGCGGACGGTTTTCGTCGAGAAGTTCCGGGCGGAAGTGACCGGCTACGACGAGCGCCACAAGGTGCGCCCAGGCATCACCGGCCTCGCGCAGGTACACGGTTACTATCTGACGGACGTACACACGAAACTGCGCTACGATATGCTGTATGTGTACAACCAATCGTTGCTTCTGGACACCAAAATCCTTGTCCAGACGTTTCGTGAGATGTTCAACGGTTCCGGCAGTTAG